Proteins from one Mus caroli chromosome 3, CAROLI_EIJ_v1.1, whole genome shotgun sequence genomic window:
- the LOC110291040 gene encoding adenosine receptor A3 isoform X7 produces the protein MFGWNRKATLESSQNSSTLLCHFRSVVSLDYMVFFSFVTWILVPLVVMCVIYLDIFYIIRNKLSQNLSGFRETRAFYGREFKTAKSLFLVLFLFALCWLPLSIINFVSYFDVEIPDVAMCLGILLSHANSMMNPIVYACKIKKFKETYFLILRALRLCQTSDSLDSNIEQTTE, from the coding sequence ATGTTTGGCTGGAATAGAAAAGCAACCCTCGAGAGCTCTCAAAATAGCAGCACTCTTCTGTGCCACTTCCGTTCCGTGGTCAGTTTGGATTACATGGTCTTCTTCAGCTTCGTCACCTGGATCCTCGTCCCCCTGGTTGTCATGTGTGTCATCTACCTAGACATCTTCTACATCATCCGAAATAAGCTCAGTCAAAACCTGTCTGGCTTCAGAGAGACACGTGCATTTTATGGACGGGAGTTCAAGACAGCTAAGTCCCTGTTTCTGGTTCTCTTCTTGTTTGCGTTATGCTGGCTGCCTTTGTCCATCAtcaattttgtttcctattttgatGTAGAAATACCAGATGTCGCAATGTGCCTGGGGATCCTGTTGTCCCATGCGAACTCCATGATGAACCCTATTGTCTACGCCTGCAAAATAAAAAAGTTCAAAGAAACCTACTTTCTGATCCTCAGAGCTCTCAGGCTCTGTCAGACCTCAGATTCTTTGGACTCAAACATTGAACAGACTACTGAGTAA
- the LOC110291040 gene encoding transmembrane domain-containing protein TMIGD3 isoform X2 — translation MRRLRYEEAQGRLDPGFLRSSLLSFQPKAHFLLSMELLLLLLSLALFSDAMVMDEKVKSGVELDTASAVCIYDAHYKDHTKYWCRGYFRDSCNIIALTPNSTNRVALKDTGNQLIITVSCLVKEDTGWYWCGIQRDLARDVMDFTQLIVADNREDRANGFSSDPSGNRTRSCRASKAVQKAEGSRMSILIICILITSLGIIFIMSHLSRGRRSQRNREVTGKSISRNPQASQGPSMVSIPLARI, via the exons ATGAGGAGGCTGCGATATGAAGAGGCTCAAGGACGTTTGG ATCCAGGGTTCCTGAGATCCTCGCTCTTATCATTCCAGCCAAAGGCTCACTTCCTTCTCAGCATggagctcctcctccttctcctctccttggCTCTCTTTTCCG ATGCCATGGTCATGGATGAAAAGGTGAAATCAGGTGTTGAGCTGGACACAGCTTCTGCAGTCTGTATCTATGATGCCCACTACAAGGACCACACCAAGTACTGGTGCCGTGGCTACTTCAGGGATTCGTGCAACATTATTGCCTTGACCCCTAACAGCACCAACCGTGTGGCCCTGAAGGATACAGGAAACCAACTCATTATCACTGTATCCTGCCTGGTCAAGGAGGACACAGGCTGGTACTGGTGTGGTATCCAGCGGGACTTGGCCAGAGATGTCATGGATTTTACACAGCTGATTGTGGCTGACAATAGAGAAGACCGGGCCAATGGCTTTTCATCTG ACCCTTCAGGCAACAGGACCCGGAGCTGTAGGGCTTCCAAAGCTGTCCAAAAGGCAGAGGGCTCCCG AATGTCCATTCTGATCATTTGTATACTGATTACCAGTTTGGGGATCATCTTTATAATGAGTCACTTGTCCAGAGGAAGGCGAAGCCAAAGAAATAGAGAAG TTACTGGCAAAAGCATCAGTAGAAACCCACAAGCAAGCCAAGGTCCGTCTATGGTCTCCATACCTTTG GCAAGGATTTGA
- the LOC110291040 gene encoding adenosine receptor A3 isoform X1, translating into MKADNTTETNWLNITYITMEAAIGLCAVVGNMLVIWVVKLNPTLRTTTFYFIVSLALADIAVGVLVIPLAIAVSLQVKMHFYACLFMSCVLLIFTHASIMSLLAIAVDRYLRVKLTVRYRTVTTQRRIWLFLGLCWLVSFLVGLTPMFGWNRKATLESSQNSSTLLCHFRSVVSLDYMVFFSFVTWILVPLVVMCVIYLDIFYIIRNKLSQNLSGFRETRAFYGREFKTAKSLFLVLFLFALCWLPLSIINFVSYFDVEIPDVAMCLGILLSHANSMMNPIVYACKIKKFKETYFLILRALRLCQTSDSLDSNIEQTTE; encoded by the exons ATGAAAGCTGACAACACCACGGAGACGAACTGGCTGAACATCACCTACATCACCATGGAGGCTGCCATCGGGCTCTGTGCTGTTGTGGGCAACATGCTGGTCATCTGGGTGGTCAAGCTGAACCCCACTCTGAGGACTACCACATTCTATTTCATTGTCTCCCTAGCACTGGCTGACATTGCCGTTGGGGTGCTGGTCATACCTTTGGCTATTGCTGTCAGCCTGCAAGTCAAGATGCACTTCTATGCCTGCCTTTTCATGTCCTGTGTGCTTCTGATCTTCACCCATGCTTCCATCATGTCCTTGCTGGCCATTGCTGTAGACCGATACCTGCGGGTCAAGCTGACAGTCAG ATATAGAACGGTTACCACTCAAAGAAGAATATGGCTATTCTTGGGCCTTTGCTGGCTAGTTTCCTTTCTGGTGGGGCTGACCCCCATGTTTGGCTGGAATAGAAAAGCAACCCTCGAGAGCTCTCAAAATAGCAGCACTCTTCTGTGCCACTTCCGTTCCGTGGTCAGTTTGGATTACATGGTCTTCTTCAGCTTCGTCACCTGGATCCTCGTCCCCCTGGTTGTCATGTGTGTCATCTACCTAGACATCTTCTACATCATCCGAAATAAGCTCAGTCAAAACCTGTCTGGCTTCAGAGAGACACGTGCATTTTATGGACGGGAGTTCAAGACAGCTAAGTCCCTGTTTCTGGTTCTCTTCTTGTTTGCGTTATGCTGGCTGCCTTTGTCCATCAtcaattttgtttcctattttgatGTAGAAATACCAGATGTCGCAATGTGCCTGGGGATCCTGTTGTCCCATGCGAACTCCATGATGAACCCTATTGTCTACGCCTGCAAAATAAAAAAGTTCAAAGAAACCTACTTTCTGATCCTCAGAGCTCTCAGGCTCTGTCAGACCTCAGATTCTTTGGACTCAAACATTGAACAGACTACTGAGTAA
- the LOC110291040 gene encoding transmembrane domain-containing protein TMIGD3 isoform X3, whose translation MELLLLLLSLALFSDAMVMDEKVKSGVELDTASAVCIYDAHYKDHTKYWCRGYFRDSCNIIALTPNSTNRVALKDTGNQLIITVSCLVKEDTGWYWCGIQRDLARDVMDFTQLIVADNREDRANGFSSDPSGNRTRSCRASKAVQKAEGSRMSILIICILITSLGIIFIMSHLSRGRRSQRNREVTGKSISRNPQASQGPSMVSIPL comes from the exons ATggagctcctcctccttctcctctccttggCTCTCTTTTCCG ATGCCATGGTCATGGATGAAAAGGTGAAATCAGGTGTTGAGCTGGACACAGCTTCTGCAGTCTGTATCTATGATGCCCACTACAAGGACCACACCAAGTACTGGTGCCGTGGCTACTTCAGGGATTCGTGCAACATTATTGCCTTGACCCCTAACAGCACCAACCGTGTGGCCCTGAAGGATACAGGAAACCAACTCATTATCACTGTATCCTGCCTGGTCAAGGAGGACACAGGCTGGTACTGGTGTGGTATCCAGCGGGACTTGGCCAGAGATGTCATGGATTTTACACAGCTGATTGTGGCTGACAATAGAGAAGACCGGGCCAATGGCTTTTCATCTG ACCCTTCAGGCAACAGGACCCGGAGCTGTAGGGCTTCCAAAGCTGTCCAAAAGGCAGAGGGCTCCCG AATGTCCATTCTGATCATTTGTATACTGATTACCAGTTTGGGGATCATCTTTATAATGAGTCACTTGTCCAGAGGAAGGCGAAGCCAAAGAAATAGAGAAG TTACTGGCAAAAGCATCAGTAGAAACCCACAAGCAAGCCAAGGTCCGTCTATGGTCTCCATACCTTTG TAG
- the LOC110291040 gene encoding adenosine receptor A3 isoform X4, giving the protein MHFYACLFMSCVLLIFTHASIMSLLAIAVDRYLRVKLTVRYRTVTTQRRIWLFLGLCWLVSFLVGLTPMFGWNRKATLESSQNSSTLLCHFRSVVSLDYMVFFSFVTWILVPLVVMCVIYLDIFYIIRNKLSQNLSGFRETRAFYGREFKTAKSLFLVLFLFALCWLPLSIINFVSYFDVEIPDVAMCLGILLSHANSMMNPIVYACKIKKFKETYFLILRALRLCQTSDSLDSNIEQTTE; this is encoded by the exons ATGCACTTCTATGCCTGCCTTTTCATGTCCTGTGTGCTTCTGATCTTCACCCATGCTTCCATCATGTCCTTGCTGGCCATTGCTGTAGACCGATACCTGCGGGTCAAGCTGACAGTCAG ATATAGAACGGTTACCACTCAAAGAAGAATATGGCTATTCTTGGGCCTTTGCTGGCTAGTTTCCTTTCTGGTGGGGCTGACCCCCATGTTTGGCTGGAATAGAAAAGCAACCCTCGAGAGCTCTCAAAATAGCAGCACTCTTCTGTGCCACTTCCGTTCCGTGGTCAGTTTGGATTACATGGTCTTCTTCAGCTTCGTCACCTGGATCCTCGTCCCCCTGGTTGTCATGTGTGTCATCTACCTAGACATCTTCTACATCATCCGAAATAAGCTCAGTCAAAACCTGTCTGGCTTCAGAGAGACACGTGCATTTTATGGACGGGAGTTCAAGACAGCTAAGTCCCTGTTTCTGGTTCTCTTCTTGTTTGCGTTATGCTGGCTGCCTTTGTCCATCAtcaattttgtttcctattttgatGTAGAAATACCAGATGTCGCAATGTGCCTGGGGATCCTGTTGTCCCATGCGAACTCCATGATGAACCCTATTGTCTACGCCTGCAAAATAAAAAAGTTCAAAGAAACCTACTTTCTGATCCTCAGAGCTCTCAGGCTCTGTCAGACCTCAGATTCTTTGGACTCAAACATTGAACAGACTACTGAGTAA
- the LOC110291040 gene encoding transmembrane domain-containing protein TMIGD3 isoform X6, which produces MVMDEKVKSGVELDTASAVCIYDAHYKDHTKYWCRGYFRDSCNIIALTPNSTNRVALKDTGNQLIITVSCLVKEDTGWYWCGIQRDLARDVMDFTQLIVADNREDRANGFSSDPSGNRTRSCRASKAVQKAEGSRMSILIICILITSLGIIFIMSHLSRGRRSQRNREVTGKSISRNPQASQGPSMVSIPLARI; this is translated from the exons ATGGTCATGGATGAAAAGGTGAAATCAGGTGTTGAGCTGGACACAGCTTCTGCAGTCTGTATCTATGATGCCCACTACAAGGACCACACCAAGTACTGGTGCCGTGGCTACTTCAGGGATTCGTGCAACATTATTGCCTTGACCCCTAACAGCACCAACCGTGTGGCCCTGAAGGATACAGGAAACCAACTCATTATCACTGTATCCTGCCTGGTCAAGGAGGACACAGGCTGGTACTGGTGTGGTATCCAGCGGGACTTGGCCAGAGATGTCATGGATTTTACACAGCTGATTGTGGCTGACAATAGAGAAGACCGGGCCAATGGCTTTTCATCTG ACCCTTCAGGCAACAGGACCCGGAGCTGTAGGGCTTCCAAAGCTGTCCAAAAGGCAGAGGGCTCCCG AATGTCCATTCTGATCATTTGTATACTGATTACCAGTTTGGGGATCATCTTTATAATGAGTCACTTGTCCAGAGGAAGGCGAAGCCAAAGAAATAGAGAAG TTACTGGCAAAAGCATCAGTAGAAACCCACAAGCAAGCCAAGGTCCGTCTATGGTCTCCATACCTTTG GCAAGGATTTGA
- the LOC110291040 gene encoding transmembrane domain-containing protein TMIGD3 isoform X5 — protein MELLLLLLSLALFSDAMVMDEKVKSGVELDTASAVCIYDAHYKDHTKYWCRGYFRDSCNIIALTPNSTNRVALKDTGNQLIITVSCLVKEDTGWYWCGIQRDLARDVMDFTQLIVADNREDRANGFSSDPSGNRTRSCRASKAVQKAEGSRMSILIICILITSLGIIFIMSHLSRGRRSQRNREVTGKSISRNPQASQGPSMVSIPLARI, from the exons ATggagctcctcctccttctcctctccttggCTCTCTTTTCCG ATGCCATGGTCATGGATGAAAAGGTGAAATCAGGTGTTGAGCTGGACACAGCTTCTGCAGTCTGTATCTATGATGCCCACTACAAGGACCACACCAAGTACTGGTGCCGTGGCTACTTCAGGGATTCGTGCAACATTATTGCCTTGACCCCTAACAGCACCAACCGTGTGGCCCTGAAGGATACAGGAAACCAACTCATTATCACTGTATCCTGCCTGGTCAAGGAGGACACAGGCTGGTACTGGTGTGGTATCCAGCGGGACTTGGCCAGAGATGTCATGGATTTTACACAGCTGATTGTGGCTGACAATAGAGAAGACCGGGCCAATGGCTTTTCATCTG ACCCTTCAGGCAACAGGACCCGGAGCTGTAGGGCTTCCAAAGCTGTCCAAAAGGCAGAGGGCTCCCG AATGTCCATTCTGATCATTTGTATACTGATTACCAGTTTGGGGATCATCTTTATAATGAGTCACTTGTCCAGAGGAAGGCGAAGCCAAAGAAATAGAGAAG TTACTGGCAAAAGCATCAGTAGAAACCCACAAGCAAGCCAAGGTCCGTCTATGGTCTCCATACCTTTG GCAAGGATTTGA